Proteins encoded together in one Chitinophaga lutea window:
- a CDS encoding serine hydrolase domain-containing protein → MKNVAMGTLFLLLVMRAPFASCQDSLVTAIDRLLAAEFVNDKPGGAVLVARNGKILYKKAFGMANLELDVPNSENTVFYIASNTKQMTAVAILQLMEQGKLSLQDTMGKYAPCPPPASGITIRQLLSHTSGIVVNVTAPGFKETAGKPLTEFAPGTKWNYSNTGYSVLGYIIEKVSGQPYGEYIQEHIFKPAGMTSSWVANNDRLVKNRAAGYTNGKRGYRNMPLENPAGFYASGGVQSTILDMYRWNEALRSGVLLKKTTLDLAFTPQQLANGDSTTYGFGWHIWDLRGSKSCRHGGAVPGFFSETLYLPVEGIFVVILQNSESIAPIGAYTRIIASMMTGNPYSFRETAMSQKALQGFEGLYANQHRELVNITAAEGKLYFQRPGGMKYQVKAATDHEFFFDRDYLWLEFERNAAKQTTGLLFSKVGIGANYWKKTDQPALKLYPERFSDSLMTLYAGVYAFAKDDSVFVEKSGGTIVLKSAGKTTHTLVPQTERGFTTFPGNLHVVFETPEGQEGALVLQDGKTKKRARKIR, encoded by the coding sequence ATGAAAAACGTTGCCATGGGAACACTGTTCCTGTTACTGGTGATGCGGGCGCCCTTTGCATCCTGCCAGGATTCCCTCGTTACTGCCATCGACCGGCTGCTGGCCGCCGAATTCGTAAACGATAAGCCCGGCGGCGCCGTGCTTGTCGCCAGGAACGGGAAAATCCTCTATAAAAAAGCGTTCGGCATGGCCAACCTGGAACTGGACGTGCCGAACAGCGAAAACACGGTGTTTTACATCGCGTCCAACACCAAGCAGATGACGGCCGTGGCTATCCTGCAATTGATGGAGCAGGGAAAATTATCATTGCAGGACACGATGGGGAAATATGCACCGTGCCCGCCCCCGGCAAGCGGCATCACCATCCGGCAGCTGCTTTCGCATACCTCCGGCATCGTTGTGAACGTGACGGCGCCCGGCTTTAAGGAAACCGCGGGCAAACCCCTCACCGAATTTGCGCCGGGCACAAAATGGAACTACAGCAATACAGGTTATAGCGTGCTGGGTTATATCATTGAAAAAGTATCCGGGCAGCCTTATGGTGAGTACATACAGGAACATATTTTCAAACCCGCCGGCATGACGAGCTCCTGGGTGGCGAACAACGATCGGCTCGTCAAAAACAGGGCGGCGGGTTACACCAACGGCAAACGCGGTTACCGGAATATGCCGCTGGAAAATCCGGCAGGGTTTTATGCGTCGGGCGGCGTGCAATCCACCATACTGGATATGTACCGATGGAACGAGGCGCTACGATCCGGGGTGCTGCTGAAAAAAACAACGCTCGACCTTGCGTTTACACCGCAGCAACTGGCGAACGGCGATTCCACCACCTATGGCTTCGGCTGGCACATCTGGGATCTGCGCGGCAGCAAATCGTGCCGCCACGGCGGTGCGGTGCCCGGTTTCTTTTCAGAAACGCTTTATTTACCTGTCGAAGGCATCTTTGTCGTTATTCTCCAGAATTCCGAATCCATCGCCCCGATCGGCGCTTACACGAGGATTATTGCATCCATGATGACGGGCAACCCGTATAGTTTCCGTGAAACCGCGATGTCTCAAAAAGCACTGCAGGGTTTTGAGGGCCTCTATGCGAACCAGCACCGGGAACTGGTCAACATTACCGCAGCGGAGGGAAAGTTATATTTCCAGCGGCCCGGCGGTATGAAATACCAGGTCAAAGCGGCCACGGACCATGAGTTCTTTTTCGACAGGGACTATTTATGGCTGGAGTTTGAGCGGAATGCGGCCAAACAAACGACGGGGCTGCTTTTCAGCAAAGTGGGCATCGGCGCCAATTACTGGAAGAAAACGGATCAGCCTGCACTGAAACTCTACCCGGAACGTTTTTCAGACAGCCTGATGACCCTGTATGCGGGTGTATACGCATTCGCTAAAGACGATTCCGTTTTCGTCGAAAAAAGCGGTGGTACGATCGTGCTGAAGTCGGCCGGAAAAACAACCCATACGCTGGTGCCGCAAACGGAGCGGGGCTTCACGACGTTTCCCGGCAACCTGCATGTTGTATTCGAAACGCCGGAAGGGCAGGAGGGTGCGCTTGTTTTACAGGATGGGAAGACAAAAAAAAGAGCGCGGAAAATCAGGTAG
- a CDS encoding efflux RND transporter periplasmic adaptor subunit, protein MRNSNMRFISFLAAGSMLAACNGNRQPAADKQATVTDTVAVFILQPDTARKNVELPAELIPYEQAALYARVQGFVKTMKADLGDQVKKGQTLAVIEAPEVNSRFAESEASLQSAKAKWASSRDQYDRLQRASRAQTPGIVAPVDLERSRQQMLADSATFEAARRQSQAYKAVSGYLYITAPFDGVITARHADPGALVGTDAMLFHIQNTKTLRLRAAVPEIYVNTTGALKEISFRVDAYPTQVFKAEATRKSGAIDPATRTELWEFKVDNSQRLLKAGAFAYVKIGMERQGPSFVVPPGSIATTQEKKFVIRVKDGKAQWVDVRQGMVTEKGIEVFGDLKAADTLLVKGTDERKPGTEAFWKVKH, encoded by the coding sequence ATGAGAAACAGTAATATGCGATTCATTTCTTTCCTCGCCGCGGGCAGTATGCTGGCCGCCTGCAATGGCAACCGACAGCCGGCTGCGGACAAACAGGCAACGGTGACCGATACGGTGGCGGTATTTATCCTGCAGCCGGACACCGCCCGGAAAAACGTGGAACTGCCGGCGGAGCTCATTCCCTATGAACAGGCCGCGCTGTATGCGAGGGTACAGGGATTCGTGAAAACCATGAAGGCGGACCTTGGCGACCAGGTAAAAAAAGGACAAACGCTTGCCGTGATTGAAGCGCCTGAGGTCAACAGCCGCTTCGCGGAGTCCGAAGCCAGTCTTCAGTCGGCCAAAGCAAAATGGGCCTCGAGCCGCGACCAGTACGACCGCCTGCAACGCGCCTCCCGCGCGCAAACACCGGGCATTGTGGCACCGGTAGACCTGGAGCGGAGCCGGCAGCAGATGCTGGCGGACAGCGCCACGTTCGAAGCCGCGCGCCGGCAATCGCAGGCATACAAAGCCGTGTCAGGCTACCTGTATATTACCGCACCCTTCGATGGCGTCATCACCGCCCGCCACGCCGATCCCGGCGCGCTGGTAGGCACGGACGCCATGTTGTTCCATATTCAGAACACGAAAACGCTCCGTCTGCGGGCAGCGGTGCCGGAAATTTACGTGAACACGACCGGGGCGCTGAAAGAAATCAGCTTCCGGGTGGATGCTTACCCAACACAGGTTTTCAAAGCCGAGGCCACACGCAAATCCGGCGCTATCGATCCCGCCACGCGCACGGAGCTCTGGGAATTCAAAGTAGATAACAGTCAACGGCTGCTGAAAGCAGGCGCTTTTGCCTATGTAAAAATCGGGATGGAACGGCAGGGACCTTCCTTCGTAGTGCCGCCCGGATCCATCGCCACCACGCAGGAGAAAAAATTCGTCATCCGGGTGAAAGACGGCAAAGCGCAATGGGTGGACGTACGGCAGGGCATGGTCACCGAAAAAGGCATTGAGGTGTTTGGCGACCTGAAAGCCGCCGACACGCTGCTGGTAAAAGGCACCGACGAAAGAAAACCCGGCACGGAAGCATTCTGGAAAGTGAAACATTAA
- a CDS encoding efflux RND transporter permease subunit has protein sequence MKLITAALRHPVTILVAVIAIAFFSFLSIRNTKVDIFPKLGLPVVYVAQPYGGLSPEQMEGLVTSYYEYHFLYITGVKYVESKSIQGAAIIKIEFNEGTDMSQAMAEVVGYVNRSRAFMPPGTVPPFVTRFDAGSVPVGQLVFSSESRSLSEISDLALFRVRPMFSTLPGVSAPPPFGGNQKTVLVTVDPEKLRGHNLSPDQVVQQLVKFNSIAPAGNVRIGDTTYITPQNSMIESLEDLQNMPLQLGAGAAVYVKDIANVSLGADVTTSYALINGKRSVYIPVTKRADASTWDVVQRVKAALPDMQAAIPEDIKVTYAFDQSGYVINSLKSLLFEGGLGAILTGLMVLLFLGDRRSALIVIMTIPLALLCSAMLLYLTGQTINIMTLGGLALSVGILVDEATVTVENIHRHMELGKSRARAIADASREIAGSKLLILLSILAVFVPALFMNGVPRAMFMPLSLAVGFAMIASFLLSQTFVPVVSNWLLQPHAAGNGHPFFEKIKSAYAGKGRRLQKGAGWITASFLLASAGLVVLLFTLTGTELFPQADSGQVQVRLRMPVGTRFERTEDATRRLLQLSDSIAGAGNTDISSAFVGTQPSSYPVNYIHLWTGGPHESVTRIKIRRGVIPIAKYKEALRAAVAANMPGVKISFEPGDIVEQVLNQGSTNPIEIAVANRNLAEGRKIAQQLMQRLATIPAIRDLQIATPLDYPAIRLEVDRVKAGQLGITSEQIAKSTTTATSSSRFTAPSYWLDKSTGTAYQIQVQYPEYRMNSTAQLEAIPVSGGAGGTHYLSEVASWKTTVMPGEYDRLNQQRYVTVTANIHRSDAGSVFKEVRHAIAGLGKLPAGAKIVMRGQPELLRQTLSSLQFGLLIAVVVILLVMAVYFQSFRIALAILSVIPAVVAGSLIFLFVTGHSLNIQSYMGAIMAVGVAIANAVLFITQAEQLRKQQLPGAHFAAAESRLRPILMTSFAMIAGMIPMSLGIGEGGDQTAPLGVAVIGGLVFSAVSVLFFLPHVYQLVTGQRPYRSVSLDPDDENSKTYEKQ, from the coding sequence ATGAAGTTAATCACAGCCGCTTTACGGCACCCGGTCACCATCCTGGTAGCCGTTATCGCGATCGCCTTTTTTTCTTTCCTGTCCATCCGCAACACCAAGGTGGATATTTTCCCGAAGCTGGGGTTGCCGGTGGTGTATGTGGCGCAGCCATACGGCGGCCTTTCACCGGAACAGATGGAAGGTTTGGTAACCTCCTACTACGAATATCACTTTTTGTATATCACCGGCGTCAAGTATGTGGAATCCAAAAGCATCCAGGGCGCGGCGATCATCAAAATCGAATTTAACGAAGGAACGGACATGAGCCAGGCCATGGCCGAAGTAGTGGGGTACGTCAACCGTTCCCGCGCGTTCATGCCGCCGGGCACGGTGCCGCCCTTCGTGACGCGTTTCGATGCAGGCAGCGTGCCGGTAGGCCAGCTGGTGTTCAGCTCGGAATCGCGTTCGCTGAGCGAGATCTCCGACCTGGCGCTGTTCCGGGTAAGACCGATGTTCTCGACCCTGCCCGGCGTGTCTGCCCCGCCGCCATTCGGCGGCAACCAGAAAACGGTGCTGGTGACGGTGGATCCGGAAAAGCTCCGGGGGCACAACCTGTCGCCGGATCAGGTGGTGCAGCAGCTCGTAAAATTCAACAGCATCGCCCCGGCGGGCAATGTGCGCATCGGCGACACCACTTACATCACGCCGCAGAACAGTATGATCGAATCGCTGGAAGACCTGCAGAACATGCCGCTGCAACTCGGCGCCGGAGCTGCGGTGTATGTCAAAGACATTGCGAACGTCAGCCTCGGCGCGGATGTTACCACCAGCTACGCGCTCATCAACGGTAAACGTTCGGTATACATCCCCGTCACCAAAAGAGCCGATGCCTCCACCTGGGATGTAGTGCAGCGGGTGAAAGCCGCGTTGCCGGATATGCAGGCGGCGATACCGGAAGATATCAAGGTTACGTATGCTTTCGACCAGTCGGGTTACGTGATCAATTCCCTGAAAAGCCTGCTGTTTGAGGGGGGCCTGGGCGCCATTCTCACCGGCCTCATGGTGCTGTTGTTCCTCGGTGACCGCCGCAGCGCACTGATCGTGATCATGACCATCCCCCTGGCGCTGCTCTGTTCCGCCATGTTGCTGTACCTCACCGGCCAGACCATCAACATCATGACGCTGGGCGGCCTTGCCCTGTCGGTCGGCATCCTGGTAGACGAAGCCACGGTGACGGTAGAAAACATTCACCGGCACATGGAGCTGGGAAAAAGCCGCGCCCGCGCCATCGCGGATGCCAGCCGGGAAATCGCAGGCTCCAAGCTGTTGATATTACTGAGCATTCTCGCCGTGTTTGTGCCGGCATTGTTCATGAACGGCGTGCCGCGGGCGATGTTCATGCCGCTGTCGCTGGCAGTGGGTTTTGCGATGATCGCTTCTTTCCTGCTGTCGCAAACCTTCGTGCCGGTAGTATCCAACTGGCTGTTGCAACCACATGCGGCGGGTAACGGTCATCCATTCTTCGAAAAAATCAAATCGGCATATGCCGGCAAAGGCAGGCGGCTGCAAAAAGGCGCGGGCTGGATAACGGCATCGTTCCTCCTTGCGTCTGCCGGGCTGGTGGTGTTATTGTTCACGCTGACCGGTACGGAACTGTTCCCGCAGGCAGACAGCGGACAGGTGCAGGTGCGGCTGCGGATGCCGGTGGGCACCCGCTTTGAGCGCACGGAAGATGCCACCCGCAGGCTGTTGCAGCTGTCGGACAGTATCGCCGGTGCGGGCAATACCGATATCTCATCCGCGTTCGTAGGCACACAGCCTTCGAGTTACCCGGTGAACTATATTCATCTCTGGACGGGCGGGCCGCATGAATCGGTGACCCGCATCAAAATCAGGCGCGGGGTTATTCCTATCGCGAAATACAAGGAAGCGCTGCGTGCCGCCGTGGCCGCCAATATGCCGGGGGTGAAAATTTCCTTCGAGCCCGGCGACATCGTGGAGCAGGTATTGAACCAGGGCAGCACCAACCCGATCGAAATTGCGGTGGCTAACCGCAACCTGGCAGAAGGCAGGAAAATCGCGCAGCAGCTGATGCAGCGACTCGCCACGATACCCGCCATCCGTGATCTGCAAATTGCCACACCGCTCGATTATCCTGCTATCCGCCTTGAGGTAGACAGGGTAAAGGCCGGACAGCTCGGCATTACCAGCGAACAGATCGCAAAAAGCACCACAACGGCCACTTCCTCCAGCCGGTTTACCGCGCCCAGCTACTGGCTCGATAAAAGCACCGGCACGGCCTACCAGATACAGGTACAATACCCGGAATACCGTATGAACAGCACGGCACAGCTGGAAGCCATTCCAGTTTCCGGCGGTGCGGGCGGCACACATTACCTCAGCGAAGTGGCGTCGTGGAAAACGACCGTCATGCCGGGAGAATACGACCGGCTGAACCAGCAACGTTATGTAACGGTGACGGCTAACATCCACCGTAGCGATGCGGGCAGCGTTTTCAAAGAAGTCAGGCATGCCATCGCCGGTCTCGGCAAACTGCCCGCCGGTGCAAAAATAGTTATGCGCGGACAACCTGAATTGCTGCGCCAGACCTTGTCGAGCCTGCAGTTCGGCCTGCTGATCGCCGTGGTGGTGATCCTGCTGGTGATGGCGGTATACTTCCAGTCGTTCCGCATCGCGCTGGCGATTTTATCGGTGATACCGGCGGTAGTGGCGGGCTCGCTGATCTTCCTCTTCGTTACCGGGCATTCGCTGAACATTCAGTCGTACATGGGCGCTATCATGGCCGTAGGGGTGGCGATCGCGAACGCGGTGCTGTTCATTACCCAGGCGGAGCAGCTGCGCAAACAACAACTTCCCGGCGCACATTTCGCCGCCGCGGAATCGCGCCTGCGGCCGATCCTGATGACCAGCTTCGCGATGATCGCAGGCATGATCCCGATGTCGCTCGGCATCGGTGAAGGCGGCGACCAGACAGCGCCGCTGGGCGTTGCGGTGATCGGCGGGCTGGTATTTTCCGCTGTGAGCGTTTTGTTTTTCCTGCCGCATGTGTACCAGCTTGTGACCGGCCAGCGACCTTACCGTTCCGTATCGTTGGATCCGGATGATGAAAACAGTAAAACTTATGAGAAACAGTAA
- a CDS encoding TolC family protein → MRPSFVLSNLLYAGAVCCLLSGSVFAQQRSLSIREAVSLTREQQPQLRAQQEQANAAAYSVGLAKNTLLPDLTASYQAGYATYNNITGMTYPGGFLPISGPPSAGNTYDAVPGSVLSALLKWTPLTFGQRQAAVEKAAAQYQVAASQYNDALFRQQYTVIATYLDAVYLRSLTASYEANIARTATGLNQALVLAKEGLRPGIDTAQFQSVLAQAEMDLLTLQRRYFEQLAELAKLTGLPAKPSELQLTDTAFLSNTPDAPAATGGTGGHPQLRLYESKKVLSEAALKEIQRGWRPRFDVWANAYARGSGVAADGSVDKTDGWSLSRKNYGLGVQLSFPILGFAQANLQKKQYRSLLRADEAQLQQVSLNLQKQQETAQFNYDQQLLITRQSTVQTRTARFAFDGLKLGYESGLIDYTRLMQGQYELLKAETAQAGAYLQTWRALLDIAVAGGNLQTFLDTLK, encoded by the coding sequence ATGAGGCCATCCTTCGTTTTATCCAATTTACTCTATGCGGGCGCTGTTTGCTGCCTGTTATCCGGCAGTGTGTTCGCACAGCAGCGCAGCCTGTCTATCCGGGAAGCCGTTTCACTGACCAGGGAACAGCAGCCGCAACTGCGGGCGCAACAGGAGCAGGCGAATGCCGCGGCCTATAGCGTGGGCCTGGCAAAGAACACGCTCCTGCCCGACCTTACGGCCAGCTACCAGGCCGGTTACGCCACTTACAACAACATCACGGGCATGACCTACCCCGGCGGATTTTTGCCCATCAGCGGCCCTCCTTCCGCCGGCAACACCTATGATGCGGTGCCGGGCTCCGTCTTGTCGGCCCTGCTGAAGTGGACCCCGCTGACGTTCGGCCAGCGGCAGGCAGCCGTGGAAAAGGCGGCGGCGCAATACCAGGTGGCTGCCAGCCAGTACAACGACGCCCTGTTCCGGCAGCAATACACCGTCATCGCCACCTACCTCGATGCGGTGTATCTCCGCAGCCTGACGGCCAGTTACGAGGCCAATATCGCCCGCACCGCCACCGGCCTTAACCAGGCACTGGTGCTGGCGAAAGAAGGCCTGCGCCCGGGTATCGATACGGCGCAGTTCCAGTCTGTGCTGGCACAGGCGGAGATGGATCTGCTGACGCTGCAGCGCCGGTATTTTGAACAGCTGGCGGAACTGGCGAAGTTGACGGGCCTTCCCGCGAAACCGTCCGAACTGCAACTGACCGACACGGCATTTTTAAGCAACACCCCCGATGCCCCGGCCGCCACAGGCGGAACCGGCGGTCATCCGCAGCTCCGGTTGTACGAATCAAAAAAGGTACTGAGTGAAGCCGCGCTGAAAGAAATACAACGCGGCTGGCGGCCACGTTTCGATGTATGGGCCAACGCCTACGCCCGCGGTTCCGGCGTAGCGGCAGACGGCAGCGTGGATAAAACCGACGGCTGGTCCCTGTCCCGCAAAAACTACGGGCTGGGCGTTCAGTTGAGTTTTCCCATCCTGGGTTTTGCGCAGGCGAACCTGCAGAAAAAGCAGTACCGTTCACTCCTCCGTGCAGACGAGGCGCAACTGCAGCAGGTGTCGCTCAACCTGCAGAAACAGCAGGAAACGGCGCAGTTCAACTACGACCAGCAACTGCTCATCACCCGCCAATCCACGGTGCAAACCCGTACGGCGCGGTTTGCGTTCGACGGCCTGAAACTGGGCTACGAAAGCGGCCTTATCGACTACACGCGGCTGATGCAGGGGCAATATGAACTGCTCAAAGCGGAAACCGCACAGGCCGGCGCTTACCTGCAAACCTGGCGCGCCTTGCTGGATATAGCGGTGGCCGGCGGCAACCTGCAAACCTTTCTGGATACTTTGAAATAA
- a CDS encoding helix-turn-helix domain-containing protein, which produces MESTIPVKNKISHADHIKAEPFRKEPRKTVPHKHKQYFEIIYLTEGSGEHWIDGVKYPIRPGVLFFISHDQVHNWDLHSEPEGFVLIFKNSFVEKSLDRELEMLLQRFSGTTCLQISEQAGIRRMFGLLAEENGGTSDMSVHIKEGLVKALLAKILDDPHFESRRPAVRTDLFHAFTDLLRTGHQAKMKVSHYAALLHTTPQNLNAACRKAAGLSATAVVAEFIMNEARRQLRYTNKTVSEVSLSLNFTDASHFVKFFKRMTGQTPQAYRAAQ; this is translated from the coding sequence ATGGAGAGTACCATCCCGGTCAAGAACAAGATCAGCCACGCCGACCACATCAAAGCCGAGCCGTTCCGGAAAGAACCCCGGAAAACGGTGCCGCATAAACACAAGCAGTATTTCGAGATCATCTATCTCACCGAAGGATCCGGCGAACACTGGATCGACGGGGTGAAATATCCCATCCGGCCGGGCGTGCTGTTCTTTATCTCGCACGACCAGGTGCATAACTGGGATTTGCATTCCGAGCCGGAAGGTTTTGTGCTGATCTTCAAAAACAGTTTCGTGGAGAAAAGCCTCGACCGTGAGCTGGAAATGCTGTTGCAGCGGTTTAGCGGAACTACCTGCCTGCAAATCAGCGAACAGGCCGGTATCCGGCGGATGTTCGGGTTGCTGGCGGAAGAAAACGGCGGCACATCGGATATGTCCGTCCACATCAAGGAAGGCCTCGTTAAAGCATTGCTGGCGAAAATCCTCGACGATCCTCATTTCGAATCCCGCCGGCCGGCCGTGCGCACCGATCTTTTCCATGCTTTCACGGATCTGCTCCGCACCGGCCACCAGGCTAAAATGAAAGTGTCGCATTACGCCGCGCTCCTGCATACCACCCCGCAGAACCTGAATGCGGCCTGCCGGAAGGCGGCCGGTTTATCGGCGACGGCCGTGGTGGCGGAGTTTATTATGAACGAAGCGAGGCGGCAGCTCCGTTATACCAATAAAACGGTATCGGAAGTATCGTTGTCCCTGAATTTTACCGATGCCTCGCACTTCGTGAAGTTCTTCAAACGGATGACCGGGCAAACACCGCAGGCGTACCGGGCGGCGCAATGA
- a CDS encoding AAA family ATPase, translating to MITTGGLREMSLQRDKITAPGQYPFSIPVLRNFTSLQFHPKVTYLVGENGMGKSTLIEAIAIACGFNAEGGTKNFNFSTVQAHSELHRYIRLIKGPVKPKDGFFLRGESFFNVATNIDEFKDAKLLESYGGKSLHKRSHGEAFWALFMHRFGGKGLYILDEPEAALSPARQMAFLTRMHELIRKDSQFIIATHSPIIMAYPDAVIYELSENGIRPSAYTDTEHYKISHQFINNPQRMLKILLEENG from the coding sequence ATGATCACAACAGGAGGATTACGGGAAATGAGTTTACAACGCGATAAAATCACCGCTCCCGGTCAGTACCCTTTCAGTATCCCGGTATTGCGAAATTTCACCTCCCTGCAGTTCCACCCCAAAGTCACGTACCTGGTGGGCGAAAATGGTATGGGTAAATCCACCCTGATCGAAGCCATCGCCATCGCCTGCGGGTTTAACGCGGAAGGCGGCACCAAAAACTTCAACTTCTCCACGGTGCAGGCGCATTCGGAATTGCACCGGTATATACGCCTGATCAAAGGGCCGGTAAAACCGAAAGACGGCTTTTTCCTGAGAGGTGAGAGCTTCTTTAATGTGGCCACGAATATTGACGAATTCAAGGACGCCAAACTGTTGGAGTCTTACGGCGGCAAATCGCTCCACAAACGGTCACACGGCGAAGCGTTCTGGGCGCTGTTCATGCACCGCTTCGGCGGCAAGGGGCTCTATATTCTCGACGAACCGGAGGCCGCCCTGTCGCCCGCCCGGCAGATGGCCTTCCTGACCCGGATGCATGAACTGATCCGCAAGGACTCCCAGTTCATCATCGCCACACATTCCCCCATCATTATGGCCTACCCGGACGCGGTCATTTACGAGCTGTCGGAAAACGGCATCCGGCCCTCCGCCTATACCGACACGGAGCATTACAAAATATCCCACCAGTTCATCAATAACCCGCAGCGGATGCTGAAAATCCTGTTGGAGGAAAATGGCTGA